The Burkholderia sp. PAMC 26561 genome includes the window TCGCGTATGGGGGCCGCTCACCGGCAAACCGGCGCCCAGCGAACTCGCGCCGTTCAAGGAAGTGCGCGGCGCGAAGCATACCGCGGTGGCCACAGAAGGCGATCTGCTGTATCACATTCGTGCCGAGTCGATGGGCGTGATCATCGAGTTCGAGAAGCTTCTGCTCGAGGCCTTCGGGGACTCTGTTACCGCAATCGACGACGTCGCAGGATTTCGCTACTTCGATGGCCGCGACCTGCTGGAGTTCGTCGACGGCACCGCTAATCCCGACGGCCTCGACCTGCCGGCCGCGACGATCGTCGGCGACGAAGATCCGGCCTATACCGGCGGCAGCTATGTTGTGATCCAGAAGTATCTGCACGACATGGGCGCCTGGCGCGCGCAGAGTGTGGAAACCCAGGAGGCGATCATCGGTCGTACCAAGTTCAGCAACAGCGAGTTGCCGGATGCGACGGAAGGCCAGAAATCCCACAAGACGCTCTGCACGATCGAGGACGCAGAGGGTGAGCATGACATCCTCAGGGACAACATGCCATTCGCCGTTCCAGGTCGCGGCGAGTATGGTACCTACTTCATTGGCTATTCGCGCCATCTGTGGGTGATCGACAAGATGCTGGAACGGATGTTCATAGGCAACCCTCCGCCGCTTCATGACCGGATCCTCGACTTCTCCCGGGCTGTCAGCGGGGTTACCTTCTTTGCGCCGGCCCGCAAGTTCCTGAGCGATTTGGGTGAC containing:
- a CDS encoding Dyp-type peroxidase → MSPTSSPLSAARRALDTEPQSIDAPLSAAAAFLILVVKDDDASIATARSVVGSTDDLVKDVRIRTEGGVFTCNVGISHRVWGPLTGKPAPSELAPFKEVRGAKHTAVATEGDLLYHIRAESMGVIIEFEKLLLEAFGDSVTAIDDVAGFRYFDGRDLLEFVDGTANPDGLDLPAATIVGDEDPAYTGGSYVVIQKYLHDMGAWRAQSVETQEAIIGRTKFSNSELPDATEGQKSHKTLCTIEDAEGEHDILRDNMPFAVPGRGEYGTYFIGYSRHLWVIDKMLERMFIGNPPPLHDRILDFSRAVSGVTFFAPARKFLSDLGD